One Heyndrickxia oleronia genomic window, ATTAAATTCTTATAGACCTTGCCTATACCGATCATTGATGCAGTGGAAATCATATTTAAGATTAGTTTCTGAGCTGTACCAGCCTTTAATCGTGTTGAACCAGTTAATATTTCAGGTCCTGTCTCAACCTCAATAAAAACACTTGCATATTTACTTATTTCTGCACCTTTATTACAGCTTACGCTCACCGTTTTAGCCCCTATTTCGCTCGCATACTTTAGAGCACCTATTACATATGGTGTACGCCCACTTGCTGCAATACCTATCACAGTATCTTTATTCGATAGAGTGATACTTGCTAGATCCTTCCCGCCTTGTTCTTCATCATCCTCGGCGCCCTCAACCGCTTCAGTAAACGCTTTCACGCCACCTGCAATAAAACCTTGGACCATTTCTGGTGGTGATCCGAATGTTGGCTTACATTCAACAGCATCTAAAACTCCTAGTCTTCCACTAGTACCTGCACCTATATAAATTAATCGTCCCCCTTCTTGAAATGATTGGATAACGTAGTGAACGGCTTTTTCAATACTATGAATTTCCATAGCAATGGCTTGAGGCACTGTTTGGTCTTCTCGATTCATCGTTTCTAAAATTTCATGAATTGACATGACATCTAGATTCATCGTGTTGTCATTGCGTTTTTCTGTAGTCAGTTTTTCAAGCATAGTACCATCCTTTAAATTTTATTTCTTAATTTCATTTTATATATTAGAAATAAAATGTCAACATAATCTATTATAATTTGAATTAATATTTTAAAATCCTATTTTATAAGAGATTATAATATAAAAAAACTCGGTATTTCTACCAAGTTTTTTTAGGTTATATACTAGTTTTAGTCTGAAAAATATTACTATTATTTATGCTTAACACTCTTTACTGCCTCTTCAATTCTCTTCATTGCATTCTCCAATCTTTCTCGTGGACATGCAATATTCATCCGTACAAAGGAATCACCATTTTGACCGAATTTATATCCTTCATCAAATTTAATCTTTGCCTCATTTAAGAAATATTGAAATAATTCTTCTCCTTTCATACCAAGTTGACTACAGTCAAGCCAGATGAGGTGGGTTGCTTCTGGTTGGATAGGAATAATCTCCGGAATCTTTGTTTTAAAATAATTTGAGACATATTGCAGATTTCCCTCCAAGTAAACAAGCAATTCCTCAAGCCAATATTCACAAGACTCATATGCAGCAATTGTTCCTTCTACCCCGAATACATTTGGTCTCATTAAACCGAACTGAATAAGCTTTTGCTGATATTGTTCTCGAAGGTCCTTGTTTGGAATCATGATAATCGATGTTTGTAATCCTGCTACATTAAAGGTTTTACTTGGTGCAGCACATATAATACTTTGATTCTTGATTTTTGGATTCACTGCAAATAATGGATGATGTTGATTTCCTTTATACACAAGATCTCCATGCATCTCATCCGAAATAATCCACACATTGTGTTTTAAACATATTTCAGCAACCCTATTCAATTCATCAATCGTCCATACTCTTCCAACAGGATTGTGAGGACTACATAAAATCAATACACTTGCTTTTGGATCGCTTGCTTTTTCCTCTAAATCAGCGAAATCCATTTCATATGTACCATTTTTATAAACAAGTGAATTTTGTACAATTTTACACTGATGATTTTCAATACTACTATAAAAAGGATAATATACAGGTTCTTGAACAATCACATGTTCTCCAGGCTTTGTTAAAATCTGAAGAAGGATATTAATTCCTGGGATAATCCCTGGGCTAAATGATATCCACTCTTTATCTATATCCAGATCGAATCTTTTTTTCCACCACTGGATAATCGAAAGATAATAACGCTCACAAAAAGTTGTATAACCATAAATACCATGTGCCGCTTTTTTCACCATCGCTTGCATAATTTCAGGTGCTACTTGAAAGTCCATATCTGCTATACACATTGGGATAATTTCATTAGGATCAGGTATACTCGACCATTTAACCGAATGTGTACCCGTCCTTACCACACAATCATTCCAATTCATTTTATAATCCCCCTATTACTCATACATCTACATAGCTTTAATATAACTTAGGGCAAACAATAAGAAAAGGCAAGCGCTTAATAAACAAATGCAAAAAAGAACTTTCATTTTTGAAAAGTTCTTTTTAATGGCATATAGTGTCCTTTTTTACTCATTCATACTATATAAATTATTTTCTAATCGAATAATTTCTTGATTAATCATTTGATAAAATTTATCTAAAATTGAGAAATCCATCGCCTCTACATACAATTTTTCTAACTCATCATGCAATGCCTTTGCTTTAGCTAAGCATTTCGTTCCTTCTTTCATCTGATCCTTATACCTTTTATGAACTTCTTTTATCTCTATATTATACTTCTCATCAGTACCAGGAGTAACAGCAGCCATGTATAGATCAATTATCTTATCACCTTTTCGATCTGGAAAGTATTCATGCGGATCGGTACTATCGAAGATAGCAAAGCTTAATTCCCTAATAACTACCATATCAATACTATTAGGATCAAAACCGCAATGATAAATTTCCGTGTCAAATCCTCTTTCTTCTGCTACAGCAGCTACTTTCTTTAATAAAGTAGATTTCCCTGTTCCCGCTCGACCTTTTAAAAAATATCTTCTGTTTAATCCCTCTGTGATATTCGGAATAAAGTCTACTGCCCCTTTTGGTGTGGCCGCTCCTAAAAAACGGTGATAGACGATCGCTTGCTTTGATAAATGCTGCTCGCCAAATATTTGCTGAATCAATTCATCCGTTAATCCGTTTGCCTTATTAAAATCCATTTCCTTGAAATAAATTTCTTCTAGGTCATCATGTTCTTCTAATCCTTTTGCAAAAGTATCATATGCCAACTGAAATGCTCGACTTACTTCATTTTGCAGAGCTATAATTCGATTTTTATTTTGCTGTAGCCGTTCACTGTCCCATGCTACCCCTAAATTAACGTATTCCTCGATTGCTCCTGGTGCATTTGGTTCAACGATATGCGGTGCCATTCCGTCAACGATTCCAAATTTAAGTTTAGGAATAATAACTCCATCAATTGAATCATTATCTGATGAACAATGAATGATTTCAATATCATACCCCTTATTTCTCCATTCACTTGCAAGTTTTTTCATCAAGCTTGATTTTCCTGTCCCAGGTCCCCCTTTTAGAATGAAAAGGCGGTCCAATCCCTTAAGATTCGAATCAAATAAATTATAGAAACCTCTTCCTGTATTACCACCAGCAAAGTAATTTAATACTTTCCCTGCCATGTAAAACACTCCTCTTACAGTAGGATGAAAACAATCTCTCTACACATTAGCCTATGCAATTGATGATATTAGGTGAAAAGAAAAGCAAAAACGCCTCATTCATCTGCATAAGGATGGGTGAATATGGCAATATCAATTTTATCTTGTAGTCAAAAGAACAAAGTTATTACTCAGTTAGCACATTGCCTAAAAAGCAATAATGTTTGCGAAAAGAGCCAAATAAAAAAACAACTTGCATTGAGATTCACTCATTCTACAAGCTGTTTTCAGTCCTTATTTATCGTTCTCTTCCATCTTTGCTAATTGTTCATTCAGGAGTTTTAGCTCCTTCTCAAGACCCTCTAATTGAAGTTCAAGCGGCGATAGATTCCCTTTAACAAACTCTAGCTTTTCTAGATCATGCTGGAGGCGAACATAATCCGCCTTTAAATCTTGAATTTTATATTCAATTTCTTTTCTATTCATTGATAGACACCTCAATTTCTACTATTAGAGTACCTAAAAATATTCAGATATTCAATTCTTGAATATTCGACCATGCATATGCAACCTCTAATATACCACTATCTCCCAACGATTGTTCGGCTATTTGAATCCCTCCAAGCTTCTCGTAAAACTTCCTTGCTGAATGATTATCTTTAAGCACCCATACTAATAAAGAATGAAAACCTTGTTCATTGAGAAATTCTATTACCTTTTGAAACAATAGCTTGCCAATACCTTTTCGATGAAAAAGCTCTAACATATAAATGGTATAAAGCTCGCTATCAATATTGAATTCTCCAGTTCTTTCTTTACCGCATTCAGCAAAAGCAAAAATTTCACCCTCGTCCGTTTCTGCTAAAAAGCATCGATAATTAGGATCTAAATTTTCTAATCTCGGTCGCCAATTTTCAAGTACTCTTTCGTAGGTACGTTTTTTAAATGTTTCTTCTGAAAACATTCCTGTATAAGTTGTAATCCAGCTTTCATAGTGTACCTTGGCAAGCCCCTTAATATCATTAATTGTACCGACTCTTATTTGCATAGATTTTCACTCCTATACTAGTATGGTATAATAAGTTCTGCTTATAGCTTTGATGAGTTATTCATACTATTCTACCATTTAGTGGGCAATTATTTATTTCTTTTAAGCTCTTTTAACAAGAGAATAGGAAGGTGAAAATCTGCATGGACCAGCATACTATTTCATCAATTATGGAAGTTATACAAGACTTAGTACCAAAGGATACCTCGATTGCCATAACGAATGAGAAGCAATATATTTATTATCAGCCGAGCAAACAAATTGATTTAAAAATTAAACCAGGTGATCGTATTAGAGAAGGTACAGCAACATACCAAGCATTAACTGTACAAAAAAAAATATCTGACTATATCGATAAGAATGTGCTAGGAATCTCTTACTTCGGTATATCCTTCCCTATTATAGATGAAGGGCATTTGAAAGGATGTATCACCGCAATTCTTCCGAAAAAGCCAGCAACCTTCTCAACTAATTTTCTTACTGTAAAAACAAATGACCGTTGGTTGCCTGTACCATTTTCACAAATTATGTATTTAGAAGCCCAAAGTAGAAAAACAAATGTACATTCAGATACATTAATTGGTGCACATAAATATAATTTAACAGAATTAGAGTTTTATTTACCCGATGATATTTTTATTCGATGTCATCGTTCTTATATTATTAATATTAATTTTATTGCAGAAATACATCCAGACTCCCACTCAACCTTTTTATTAATTATGAAGGATGGGTCTAAAATTCCTGTAAGCCAGACTTATGCTAGTCAATTTAGAAAAATACTTTGCTTCTAACAACCCGCACTCTCGCTGGTTGTTTTTTTATGGAATATGACCACTTAGATTTGAAACAAAATTGAATATTTAACACAGATCGATTAAAAACAGCTTTCTTTGAATATTTTTACTACTTAACGGGCAAAATATTCTGCTTTACACTTTATAAAAGCCCTTTCATCCATAAACTAGTGAACAGGCATTCATTGATTGATAGAATATTTCAAAAGAAATAAAAGGATGACGAGAAATGGAAATCAATATACCGAATTATATTAAAGACCCTCGCTTAATGAATCGAATTGTGTCTGCCCAAGAAGCTGCTTCATGGATAAAGGATGGAATGACATTAGGTTTAAGCGGTTTTACACGGGCTGGGGATGCCAAAGCTGTTCCAACCGCATTGATTGAACGAGCTAAAAACGAAGCAATGAAATTAAATATATATACAGGGGCATCCTTAGGCTCAGATATTGATAAATTAATGGCTGAAGCTGGCATGATTCATAAACGAATGCCTTTCCAAGCAGACAGCACGATGAGGAAGAAAATCAATCAAGGAGAAATGCTTTTTGTTGATCAGCATTTATCACATATGGCTGAAGCTATCCGCTCAGATGTATTAAATCCTATTGACTTCGCAATAGTGGAAGCGGTTTCGATTGATCAATCCGGATTCATTATCCCCTCTACTTCAGTGGGCAACTCATCTATATTTGTTGAAAAGGCAAAGCATGTCATTGTTGAAATTAATATGGCTCAACCACAAGCTTTAGAAGGTCTTCACGATATTTATGAGTTAGGGAAGCAAGGTGAAAGAGAACCCATTCTGTTAAAAAATGTAGATGATCGTATTGGATCTGTAGGAATTCCTGTTCATAGTGATAAAATAGCCGGTATTGTATTCACTCATCAAGTTGATTCAGCCTCTACGATCGTTCCACCTGATGAGGAAACACAAATCATGGCTAATCACTTAATACGTTTTTTAAAAAGCGAAGTTGAAGCTGGCAGATTAACGAATCAACTTGCACCTTTGCAATCTGGGATAGGCTCAGTAGCAAATGCAGTGCTACATGGACTACTAGAATCTGATTTTACTAATTTAGAAGTCTATTCCGAGGTACTTCAGGATGCAGTCTTTGATTTAATTGATGCTGGTAAGGTACGATTTGCCTCTTGTTGTTCCATTACATTATCATATGAAAAGATGAAACAGGTATACTCCAATCTAGATAAATATAAGAATTATTTAATTCTTAGACCACAGGAAATTTCAAACCATCCGGAAATTATCCGTCGTCTAGGACTAATATCCATAAATACAGCCCTTGAAATTGATATTTATGGAAATGTAAACTCCACCCATGTTCGAGGCACACATATGATGAATGGAATCGGTGGTTCAGGAGATTTTGCTAGAAATGCACGTTTAGCGATTTTCGTGACAAAATCCATTGCAAAAAACGGGGATATTTCAAGCATTGTTCCGTTTGTCTCACATGTCGACCATACAGAGCATGATGTTGATGTCATTGTAACCGAACAGGGCTATGCTGATTTAAGAGGATTAGCACCGATCGAGCGGGTTCCTCTCATTATCGAAAACTGTGTCCACCCATCTTATCGGGACCAGTTAATTGAATATTTTGAAGAAGCAAAGCAAAAAGGTG contains:
- the murQ gene encoding N-acetylmuramic acid 6-phosphate etherase, with the translated sequence MLEKLTTEKRNDNTMNLDVMSIHEILETMNREDQTVPQAIAMEIHSIEKAVHYVIQSFQEGGRLIYIGAGTSGRLGVLDAVECKPTFGSPPEMVQGFIAGGVKAFTEAVEGAEDDEEQGGKDLASITLSNKDTVIGIAASGRTPYVIGALKYASEIGAKTVSVSCNKGAEISKYASVFIEVETGPEILTGSTRLKAGTAQKLILNMISTASMIGIGKVYKNLMVDVQSTNLKLVERSKRIIMQSTEVDYEIASEYFEKANHNVKAAIVMILLQCSYEEALVSLKKANGFIRKAL
- a CDS encoding MalY/PatB family protein, with amino-acid sequence MNWNDCVVRTGTHSVKWSSIPDPNEIIPMCIADMDFQVAPEIMQAMVKKAAHGIYGYTTFCERYYLSIIQWWKKRFDLDIDKEWISFSPGIIPGINILLQILTKPGEHVIVQEPVYYPFYSSIENHQCKIVQNSLVYKNGTYEMDFADLEEKASDPKASVLILCSPHNPVGRVWTIDELNRVAEICLKHNVWIISDEMHGDLVYKGNQHHPLFAVNPKIKNQSIICAAPSKTFNVAGLQTSIIMIPNKDLREQYQQKLIQFGLMRPNVFGVEGTIAAYESCEYWLEELLVYLEGNLQYVSNYFKTKIPEIIPIQPEATHLIWLDCSQLGMKGEELFQYFLNEAKIKFDEGYKFGQNGDSFVRMNIACPRERLENAMKRIEEAVKSVKHK
- a CDS encoding PRK06851 family protein, with protein sequence MAGKVLNYFAGGNTGRGFYNLFDSNLKGLDRLFILKGGPGTGKSSLMKKLASEWRNKGYDIEIIHCSSDNDSIDGVIIPKLKFGIVDGMAPHIVEPNAPGAIEEYVNLGVAWDSERLQQNKNRIIALQNEVSRAFQLAYDTFAKGLEEHDDLEEIYFKEMDFNKANGLTDELIQQIFGEQHLSKQAIVYHRFLGAATPKGAVDFIPNITEGLNRRYFLKGRAGTGKSTLLKKVAAVAEERGFDTEIYHCGFDPNSIDMVVIRELSFAIFDSTDPHEYFPDRKGDKIIDLYMAAVTPGTDEKYNIEIKEVHKRYKDQMKEGTKCLAKAKALHDELEKLYVEAMDFSILDKFYQMINQEIIRLENNLYSMNE
- a CDS encoding SE1832 family protein; translated protein: MNRKEIEYKIQDLKADYVRLQHDLEKLEFVKGNLSPLELQLEGLEKELKLLNEQLAKMEENDK
- a CDS encoding GNAT family N-acetyltransferase, which translates into the protein MQIRVGTINDIKGLAKVHYESWITTYTGMFSEETFKKRTYERVLENWRPRLENLDPNYRCFLAETDEGEIFAFAECGKERTGEFNIDSELYTIYMLELFHRKGIGKLLFQKVIEFLNEQGFHSLLVWVLKDNHSARKFYEKLGGIQIAEQSLGDSGILEVAYAWSNIQELNI
- a CDS encoding LytTR family DNA-binding domain-containing protein produces the protein MDQHTISSIMEVIQDLVPKDTSIAITNEKQYIYYQPSKQIDLKIKPGDRIREGTATYQALTVQKKISDYIDKNVLGISYFGISFPIIDEGHLKGCITAILPKKPATFSTNFLTVKTNDRWLPVPFSQIMYLEAQSRKTNVHSDTLIGAHKYNLTELEFYLPDDIFIRCHRSYIININFIAEIHPDSHSTFLLIMKDGSKIPVSQTYASQFRKILCF
- a CDS encoding acetyl-CoA hydrolase/transferase family protein is translated as MEINIPNYIKDPRLMNRIVSAQEAASWIKDGMTLGLSGFTRAGDAKAVPTALIERAKNEAMKLNIYTGASLGSDIDKLMAEAGMIHKRMPFQADSTMRKKINQGEMLFVDQHLSHMAEAIRSDVLNPIDFAIVEAVSIDQSGFIIPSTSVGNSSIFVEKAKHVIVEINMAQPQALEGLHDIYELGKQGEREPILLKNVDDRIGSVGIPVHSDKIAGIVFTHQVDSASTIVPPDEETQIMANHLIRFLKSEVEAGRLTNQLAPLQSGIGSVANAVLHGLLESDFTNLEVYSEVLQDAVFDLIDAGKVRFASCCSITLSYEKMKQVYSNLDKYKNYLILRPQEISNHPEIIRRLGLISINTALEIDIYGNVNSTHVRGTHMMNGIGGSGDFARNARLAIFVTKSIAKNGDISSIVPFVSHVDHTEHDVDVIVTEQGYADLRGLAPIERVPLIIENCVHPSYRDQLIEYFEEAKQKGGQTPHILEKALSWHINYEKNGTMHQLIHEV